The following proteins are co-located in the Mauremys reevesii isolate NIE-2019 linkage group 23, ASM1616193v1, whole genome shotgun sequence genome:
- the PTP4A2 gene encoding protein tyrosine phosphatase type IVA 2 isoform X3, translated as MPRELKKYGVTTLVRVCDATYDKAPVEKEGIQVLDWPFDDGAPPPNQIVDDWLNLLKTKFREEPGCCVAVHCVAGLGRAPVLVALALIECGMKYEDAVQFIRQKRRGAFNSKQLLYLEKYRPKMRLRFKDTNGHCCVQ; from the exons GAGCTTAAGAAGTATGGAGTGACAACCTTGGTGCGAGTTTGTGATGCCACGTATGATAAAGCTCCTGTTGAGAAAGAAGGAATCCAAGTTCTA GACTGGCCATTTGATGATGGAGCGCCACCCCCAAATCAAATAGTTGATGACTGGCTAAACCTGTTGAAAACCAAATTTCGTGAAGAGCCTGGATGCTGTGTTGCTGTGCATTGTGTTGCAGGATTGGGAAG GGCTCCTGTCCTAGTTGCACTGGCTCTCATTGAATGTGGAATGAAGTACGAGGATGCAGTTCAGTTCATAAGGCA GAAAAGGAGGGGAGCTTTCAATTCCAAACAGCTGCTTTACCTTGAGAAATACCGACCTAAGATGCGATTACGCTTCAAAGATACCAATGGTCACTGCTGTGTTCAGTAA